Proteins encoded in a region of the Triticum dicoccoides isolate Atlit2015 ecotype Zavitan chromosome 3A, WEW_v2.0, whole genome shotgun sequence genome:
- the LOC119270969 gene encoding tryptophan decarboxylase 1-like yields the protein MGSIPARSNPATAFGELPPFQPLNDDDIRSYLHKAVDFVSDYYKSVESMPVLPSVKPGYLRDELGASPPVHPAPFDVAMKELRASVVPGITHWASPNFFAFFPATNSAAAIAGDLIASTMNTVGFTWQEAPAATEMEVLVLDWLAQLLRLPRSFMNCTGASRGTGGSVILGTTSEAMLVTLAAARDIAMSRSGAGISNLAVYASDQTHSTFFKACRLAGFDSANFRSIPTGPETDYGIDPANLLAAMQADAMAGLVPTYVCATVGTTSSNAVDPIGDVAKVAAMFNAWVHVDAAYAGSACICPEFRHHLNGVERVDSISMSPHKWLLTCLDCTCLYVRDAHRLSQSLETNPEYLKNDASMSGDGTDLQDMQVGVGRRFRGLKLWMVMRTYGTANLQEHIRRDVAMAKMFEDLVHADDRFEIVVPRNFALVCFRIKATRIRADDEVNRLLMVNVNKTGKAYLAHTVVGGRLVLRFAVGSSLQEERHILSAWELIRKTVGEMMK from the coding sequence ATGGGCAGCATTCCTGCAAGAAGCAATCCCGCCACCGCCTTTGGTGAGCTGCCACCCTTCCAGCCACTCAACGACGATGACATACGCTCCTACCTCCACAAGGCCGTCGACTTCGTTTCTGACTACTACAAGTCCGTCGAGTCCATGCCGGTGCTGCCCAGCGTCAAACCTGGCTACCTGCGGGATGAGCTCGGAGCGTCTCCGCCGGTGCACCCAGCCCCTTTCGACGTCGCCATGAAAGAGCTCAGGGCGTCTGTGGTGCCTGGTATCACACACTGGGCCAGCCCAAACTTCTTCGCGTTTTTCCCGGCGACCAATAGCGCGGCTGCTATCGCCGGAGACCTCATTGCCTCCACAATGAACACCGTCGGGTTCACGTGGCAGGAGGCTCCCGCTGCTACAGAGATGGAGGTGCTCGTGCTCGACTGGCTCGCGCAGCTTCTGCGGCTTCCAAGGAGCTTCATGAACTGCACCGGTGCTTCCCGGGGGACAGGCGGCAGCGTCATTCTAGGGACGACGAGCGAGGCCATGCTCGTCACGCTTGCCGCCGCCCGTGACATAGCGATGAGCCGGAGTGGGGCCGGGATTTCGAACCTGGCCGTCTATGCTTCTGACCAGACCCACTCCACGTTTTTCAAGGCGTGTCGGCTGGCGGGCTTCGACTCTGCAAATTTCCGCTCAATTCCCACCGGGCCAGAGACTGACTACGGCATCGACCCGGCGAACCTACTCGCCGCCATGCAGGCTGACGCCATGGCCGGCCTTGTGCCGACCTACGTTTGTGCCACGGTGGGCACCACGTCGTCCAATGCTGTTGACCCCATAGGTGACGTCGCCAAAGTCGCGGCTATGTTCAATGCATGGGTCCATGTCGACGCCGCCTACGCCGGCAGCGCGTGCATTTGCCCAGAGTTTCGGCACCACCTCAACGGCGTCGAGCGCGTGGACTCCATAAGCATGAGCCCGCACAAGTGGCTGCTCACGTGCCTGGACTGCACCTGCCTCTACGTGCGCGACGCACACCGCCTCAGCCAGTCGCTGGAGACTAATCCCGAGTACCTCAAGAACGATGCCAGCATGTCCGGCGACGGCACTGACCTCCAGGACATGCAGGTCGGAGTCGGCCGCCGCTTCCGTGGCCTCAAACTTTGGATGGTCATGCGAACCTACGGCACCGCCAATCTCCAAGAGCACATCCGCAGAGACGTCGCCATGGCCAAGATGTTTGAGGACTTGGTCCATGCTGATGATCGGTTCGAGATCGTCGTGCCGAGAAACTTTGCTCTCGTCTGCTTCAGGATCAAGGCGACTAGAATTAGGGCGGACGACGAGGTGAACCGTTTGCTCATGGTAAACGTGAACAAGACCGGCAAGGCGTACCTTGCGCACACAGTGGTAGGTGGCAGGCTCGTCCTGCGCTTCGCCGTGGGATCGTCACTTCAGGAGGAGAGACACATTTTGAGCGCTTGGGAGCTCATCAGGAAGACGGTCGGTGAGAtgatgaagtga